The following proteins come from a genomic window of Diorhabda carinulata isolate Delta chromosome X, icDioCari1.1, whole genome shotgun sequence:
- the LOC130900455 gene encoding gem-associated protein 5-like, translating to MNTLIVPPSPNWYEANILACAPDNTLIYGAKNHIVILENSFETNKAADIRIIAHAHTQKVLGVTLNKNWGEPKKWAVSISDDKTVKIWEVTTGKKHLDHDKHLSDKKVIAAAFAGDDRVVSVSEDGNIVVWNVALNDTTEIKNIFGTKVTITCMSTCPHANWLTAFGLKSGLVVVTDIRKSGKLLYKMRGHDKPVISLSWCPVPINIFPKNPNNYVGQKKRVETSNNRNDIKEEITFVQNKETGMDTHPLLKVYDSSDEEFLKECEILKNKMLGTPENVSSPNDTVDSSEEKLNQLIDKSILEKNGNDLINNLEEIIGNLNDCHNITDDEKLYVSNDSICISKEREIDPRKPEAEQSITETLKETDGHINLSDENIQNTEEKQSSIEITPQTTDEAETTDKIESNELKSTEDIYQNAQKHEFVSKQQNGNEIENISQTNTEYVTAKSNQEGSSPSQQALKLKSSAKEEEPRKEFLLASSAKESNIYIWRAGTDGRMETFISLSGKFYNRKNRALFDKIWIALNWVTPTVLLTSSKDFELLAWNLPKPKDHMSSYSIIHNEHAALLFSISSSTILLNEYNWKDGPKVSNAWSVSQDRLLINTRITDKTILSHYSTLGGHIECMQLSPLDPNRLAIGSTDSSVRVWDLSRPHTTNIRMLNFYHKIQSKVSAIAWHPTNESILAFATAEGRVGYVDPNSKLKPSVLLSQYFKSQIYKLEWGPINGYQGKFGLYAIGEGCIVYFNLENRTGRDPTVIPTPENTFIYSFGWKPDYSQLFVVARTGFIIVYSPKLKIICKHYFSYRIYDIIWHPNASDNTSDYYNWLATIGNSKNVFVYKFDIECGNNDNNIINIYQSESDINSVVWSPYVPSQMMVSCEMGIVQIWDVIKGEYLATFINCNNYEPVTAAIWSPIDPDYVISAGKDNTLKIWKISEYPPLNEKEIATTRKIAIKEISTSRTNVALKKGENDTIAQKEKKTKSLLLPKFYYLRDNSVSSDLRRLLQWKEDPESVAPMPSYCTNEVLNIFGSDETMREVIEKNENCLKQKGKHVLSSTLSLFRGDITAQVKEAIDEKRVDRWIISLAPMASTKLWQLACETYADQLSEEPGADVVETATYYLACHKVQKAIDILCEANMHREAYTLVKCRMLGKEVEHEILGRWAKQAEIDGNFEQAAQCLISMSKYENAASLLIRRSDVNILEFAVDLTSRIDNEQLHNAAVSKLKQVKEMSVNEKSNDDTHLPTIQDAVLKQNISNDAVNSEQLDESQNSSSINTESEEIYTATSVSDHNIIPEDDLITTSESKMEIKKKSLELDKIDFNNDTTNHIVEVQKVQTD from the exons atgaacactTTAATAGTTCCTCCTTCTCCAAATTGGTATGAAGCCAACATTTTAGCATGTGCTCCCGACAATACATTAATTTATGGAGCCAAAAATCATATTgttatattggaaaatagtttTGAGACAAATAAAGCGGCTGACATCAGAATTATTGCTCATGCCCACACTCAAAA agTGTTGGGAGTaactttgaacaaaaattggGGAGAGCCAAAAAAATGGGCAGTTTCAATATCTGATGATAAGACAGTAAAGATATGGGAAGTAACAACTGGTAAAAAGCATTTGGATCATGATAAACAT CTCTCTGATAAAAAAGTGATAGCAGCTGCATTTGCTGGAGATGATAGAGTAGTTAGCGTATCAGAAGATGGAAATATTGTAGTTTGGAATGTTGCACTAAATGAtacaactgaaataaaaaatatttttggaacaaAAGTTACTATAACTTGTATGTCCACTTGTCCACATGCAAATTGGCTCACTGCATTTGGTCTTAAAAGTGGTTTAGTAGTTGTTACAGATATAAGAA AAAGTGgcaaacttttgtataaaatgagaGGCCATGATAAACCTGTCATTTCATTATCATGGTGTCCAGTGCCTATCAATATATTCCCAAAAAATCCTAACAATTATGTTGGCCAAAAGAAGAGAGTTGAAACCTCAAACAACAGAAAcgatataaaagaagaaatcacGTTTGTCCAAAATAAAGAAACAGGAATGGATACTCATCCTTTATTGAAAGTTTATGATTCAAGTGATGAGGAATTTCTCAAAGAATGTGAAATTCTCAAGAATAAAATGTTAG GCACTCCAGAAAATGTTAGTTCTCCAAATGACACTGTTGATAGttctgaagaaaaattgaatcagTTAATAGACAAAAGTATATTAGAGAAAAATGGTAATGATCTTATTAATAATTTGgaagaaattattggaaatttgaATGATTGTCACAACATTACTGATGATGAGAAGTTATATGTTTCAAATGATAGTATCTGCATAAGTAAGGAAAGGGAAATTGATCCTAGAAAACCAGAAGCAGAACAAAGCATTACTGAAACATTGAAAGAGACAGATGGACATATAAATTTGTCagatgaaaatatacaaaatactgAAGAAAAACAAAGTAGTATTGAAATTACACCTCAGACAACTGACGAAGCAGAAACGACagataaaattgaatcaaacgAGTTAAAATCAACAGAAGATATTTACCAAAATGCACAAAAACATGAATTTGTGTCGAAACAACAAAATGGgaatgaaatagaaaacataTCCCAAACAAATACTGAATATGTTACTGCAAAATCAAACCAAGAAGGAAGTAGCCCCTCTCAACAAGCACTTAAACTCAAATCTTCTGCAAAAGAAGAGGAACctagaaaagaatttttgttgGCTTCTTCTGCCAAAGAaag taatatttatatttggagAGCTGGTACTGACGGCAGAATGGAAACATTCATCTCACTTTCTGGCAAATTTTACAATCGTAAGAATAGGGCACTATTTGATAAGATATGGATAGCATTAAATTGGGTTACTCCTACAGTGTTATTGACTTCTTCAAAAGATTTTGAACTATTGGCATGGAATTTGCCAAAACCTAAAGA CCATATGAGCAGCTACTCAATAATACACAATGAACATGCagctttattattttcaatatcttcttcAACTATTCTGTTGAATGAATATAACTGGAAGGATGGACCAAAAGTTAGTAATGCGTGGTCTGTATCTCAAGATCGACTGTTGATCAATACAAGAATTACAGATAAAACAATTCTTTCCCATTACTCAACATTAGGTGGCCACATTGAATGTATGCAGCTATCTCCCTTAGATCCCAACAG GTTGGCCATCGGTTCTACAGACAGTTCTGTCAGAGTTTGGGATCTAAGTCGTCCCCATACTACAAATATAAGAATGTTAAACTTCTACCATAAAATTCAAAGTAAAGTATCAGCTATAGCATGGCATCCGACTAATGAATCAATATTGGCGTTTGCAACAGCCGAAGGAAGA GTAGGTTATGTGGATCCAAATTCAAAGTTAAAACCTTCAGTACTTCTTTCACAATACTTTAAATCCCAAATTTACAAACTCGAATGGGGCCCAATTAATGGGTATCAAGGAAAATTTGGTTTATATGCAATAGGCGAAGGGTGTATTGTATACTTCAATCTTGAGAACAGAACAGGCCGAG ATCCAACTGTGATTCCTACACCTGAAAATACATTTATCTACTCATTCGGATGGAAACCTGACTATTCGCAATTATTTGTCGTCGCCAGGACTGGATTCATAATAGTATATTCCCCAAAATTAAAGATAATTTGTAAGCATTATTTCTCCTATCGCATATATGATATTATATGGCATCCAAACGCTTCTGATAACACATCTGATTATTACAACTGGTTGGCTACTattggaaattcaaaaaatgtttttgtttataagttTGACATTGAATGTGGTAACAACgataacaatattattaatatttatcagAGTGAATCAGATATCAATTCTGTCGTTTGGAGTCCCTATGTTCCTAGTCAGATGATGGTGAGCTGTGAAATGGGAATTGTACAG ATATGGGATGTTATAAAAGGTGAATATCTTGCTACATTTATCAACTGTAATAACTATGAACCTGTCACTGCTGCAATTTGGAGTCCAATCGACCCAGATTATGTTATTTCAGCTGGCAAggataatacattaaaaatttggAAGATATCTGAATATCCACCACTAAATGAAAAAG aaataGCGACAACACGAAAAATTGCAATAAAGGAGATTTCGACAAGTAGGACTAATGTGGCACTGAAAAAAGGGGAAAATGATACAATCGctcaaaaagaaaagaaaactaaaagCCTTTTGCTTCctaaattttattatctcaGGGATAATTCTGTATCCTCTGATCTCCGAAGGCTGCTTCAATGGAAAGAAGATCCAGAAAGTGTTGCACCAATGCCTAGTTATTGTACAAATGAAGTTTTAAACATATTTGGATCTGATGAAACAATGAGAGAAGTTATAGAGAAAAACG AAAATTGCCTGAAGCAAAAGGGAAAACATGTTTTAAGTTCAACATTATCTTTATTTAGAGGAGACATTACTGCTCAAGTGAAAGAAGCTATAGACGAGAAAAGAGTAGATCGTTGGATTATATCTTTAGCACCCATGGCATCAACAAA ATTATGGCAGTTGGCATGTGAGACATATGCTGATCAATTGTCAGAAGAACCTGGAGCCGATGTAGTCGAAACAGCTACTTATTATCTAGCCTGTCATAAAGTTCAAAAAGCAATTGACATTCTTTGTGAAGCTAATATGCATCGAGAGGCATATACTCTTGTAAAATGTCGAATGTTGGGAAAAGAAGTTGAACATGAGATTTTAGGGAGATGGGCAAAACAGGCTGAAATAGATGGCAACTTTGAACAAGCTGCTCAATG CTTAATCTCAAtgagtaaatatgaaaatgctgCTTCTTTACTCATAAGAAGATCAGatgtaaatatattagaattcgCTGTTGATCTGACATCAAGAATAGATAACGAACAACTGCACAATGCAGCCGTTTCTAAATTAAAGCAAGTTAAAGAAATGTCAGTTAACGAAAAGAGCAATGATGATACACATTTACCCACAATACAGGATGCggtattgaaacaaaatatatctaatgATGCAGTAAATAGTGAACAATTGGATGAATCTCAAAATTCGTCCAGTATCAATACAGAATCAGAGGAGATATACACAGCTACCTCAGTCAGTGACCACAACATAATTCCAGAAGATGATTTAATCACTACTTCAGAAAGTAagatggaaattaaaaaaaaatctctaGAACTTgacaaaattgattttaataacgACACTACTAACCACATTGTTGAGGTACAAAAAGTTCAGACTGATTAG